One genomic region from Leptospira tipperaryensis encodes:
- a CDS encoding efflux RND transporter permease subunit: MLSEVSIRNPIFSWMMMAAIILFGSIGFSRMGLSQMPDVDFPVVNVSLTLVGANAPVMETDVVDPIEEALMSVEGVTEVRSISSDGSATITVELELTRDVDVAVQEIQTKLAQVSNKLPENLDPAVITKSNPDDTPIIWVSLTAVDKTEQEKMLVVKDFLKDKFQKISGVGEIILGGYVDRTINVYLDPAKLSRNEIAVDDIVNTLKEQNLEVPSGKLENRTSEISLRAVGEVPTADQFGTILLNSRSGSPLFRSIRLKDIAIVEDGLGEVRRISRFNGISAVGIGIKKLKGANAVQVGDLVKAKVKELKPRLPKGYDLTISNDNTGYIRDSVNELEFTLLFSAILTGFVCRLFLGNWKSTGNVLLAIPTSVIGTFLFLYFAGFTINTFTMLGLSLATGIVVDDAIMVLENITRHREMGKSWFAASLEGASEIRFAALAATLAVVAIFLPVAFMKGIIGRYFLEFGVTISVAVLLSLFEALSFTPMRSSLYAEDKKNQESKLSRYNPFSVTTKEKWNLWIDRVSFFKKLDPQIERFLDYSTGLYSRSIDFVLKHPKTVVYGSTALFLMSLGFFFLLKKEFIPAQDMGRFIIRARLPLGSSLQRTDDAMRKVEQYLIGRKEIEKYMSNIGGFGGTESNTAMFFVTMKEMGHRPKNPKTGREMTQSALFGILRKDLKGLVPEATFSVQDLSQRGFSAGRGYPVELVLTGPDWQKLSAYSVQILDRLKESKAVLDVDTDYVAGQKELRLVTNREAAALRGVSMANVGNTVGTLMGGKNVSRFTENGRSYDVRVKIQKDKGETASVISEIGVRNTFGEFVKLKEILSIQEKEALKTITRINRERAIRVFGNPAPALGQNASTEKALEIAKEILPDGYSVSVTGSAKTAKESGNSLTLALLFGILLSYMILASQFNSLKQPLYILLAMPFSFTGALVALYVFGQSFNMYSFIGLILLLGLVKKNSILLVEFVNHVRSEGKSIKEAIKEGCPIRLRPVLMTSFSSIAAAIPPALALGPGAETRIPMAVTILGGMTLSTLITLLVVPAAYYLGEKEKEEMAEEKLILFPEPIAKNKKTKK, encoded by the coding sequence TTGCTTTCCGAAGTATCGATACGAAACCCGATTTTCTCGTGGATGATGATGGCCGCGATCATTCTTTTTGGATCGATCGGATTTTCAAGAATGGGTTTGTCTCAAATGCCGGACGTGGACTTTCCGGTGGTCAACGTTTCTCTTACACTCGTCGGTGCGAACGCGCCCGTGATGGAAACGGACGTCGTAGATCCGATCGAAGAAGCTCTCATGTCGGTGGAAGGAGTTACGGAAGTACGTTCCATTTCTTCCGATGGATCCGCGACCATTACCGTAGAGTTGGAACTCACAAGAGACGTTGATGTCGCCGTTCAGGAAATACAAACAAAGTTGGCGCAGGTCTCGAACAAACTTCCTGAAAACTTAGATCCCGCGGTGATCACAAAATCGAATCCGGACGATACCCCGATCATCTGGGTTTCACTCACCGCAGTGGATAAGACCGAACAAGAGAAGATGCTCGTTGTGAAGGATTTTTTGAAGGATAAATTTCAAAAAATTTCAGGGGTTGGAGAAATCATTCTCGGCGGTTATGTCGATCGTACAATCAACGTATATCTGGATCCGGCTAAACTTTCCAGAAATGAAATCGCAGTAGACGATATCGTCAATACTCTCAAAGAACAAAACTTAGAAGTTCCTTCCGGCAAGCTTGAGAATCGAACGAGCGAGATCAGTCTCCGCGCGGTTGGAGAGGTTCCTACCGCCGATCAGTTCGGTACGATACTATTGAATTCTAGAAGCGGCTCTCCTCTGTTTCGATCGATTCGTCTGAAAGACATTGCAATCGTTGAAGACGGGTTAGGCGAAGTAAGAAGAATTTCCCGATTCAACGGAATTTCTGCGGTCGGAATCGGAATCAAAAAACTCAAAGGCGCCAACGCGGTTCAAGTAGGCGATCTCGTTAAGGCCAAGGTCAAAGAATTAAAACCCAGATTGCCGAAGGGTTACGATCTAACGATTTCAAACGATAACACGGGTTATATTCGAGACAGCGTGAACGAGTTGGAATTTACTCTTCTTTTTTCGGCCATTCTTACCGGATTTGTATGTCGTCTCTTTTTAGGAAATTGGAAGAGCACCGGGAACGTTCTACTTGCGATTCCGACTTCCGTGATCGGAACCTTTTTATTCTTATACTTTGCGGGTTTTACGATCAATACGTTTACGATGCTCGGCCTTTCGTTGGCAACGGGGATCGTCGTCGACGATGCCATTATGGTTTTGGAAAATATTACGCGACATCGGGAAATGGGGAAATCCTGGTTTGCCGCTTCATTGGAAGGAGCTTCCGAGATCCGTTTCGCCGCCTTGGCGGCTACGTTAGCCGTCGTTGCTATCTTTCTTCCCGTCGCCTTTATGAAGGGAATTATCGGAAGATACTTTTTAGAATTCGGCGTTACGATTTCGGTCGCCGTTCTTCTTTCCCTTTTCGAGGCGTTGAGTTTTACTCCGATGCGTTCTTCTTTGTATGCCGAAGATAAGAAGAATCAAGAATCGAAACTTTCCCGGTATAATCCTTTTTCCGTGACCACAAAAGAAAAATGGAATCTGTGGATCGATCGAGTTTCGTTTTTTAAAAAATTAGATCCTCAGATCGAAAGATTCTTAGATTACAGTACGGGACTTTATTCGAGATCCATCGACTTCGTATTAAAACATCCTAAGACGGTTGTCTACGGATCGACCGCTTTGTTTTTAATGTCCTTAGGTTTTTTCTTTCTTCTGAAAAAGGAATTTATACCTGCTCAGGACATGGGCCGTTTTATCATTCGAGCTCGTTTACCCTTGGGTTCTTCCCTACAAAGAACGGATGACGCGATGAGAAAGGTGGAACAGTATTTGATCGGTAGGAAAGAGATTGAAAAATACATGTCCAATATCGGAGGTTTCGGCGGAACCGAATCCAATACCGCTATGTTCTTTGTTACGATGAAAGAGATGGGTCATCGACCTAAAAATCCTAAAACAGGAAGAGAGATGACTCAATCGGCTTTGTTTGGAATTCTTCGCAAAGACCTGAAAGGGCTCGTACCGGAAGCTACGTTTTCCGTGCAGGATCTTTCACAAAGGGGATTCTCCGCCGGAAGAGGTTATCCCGTCGAACTCGTGTTAACCGGTCCCGATTGGCAGAAGTTGTCAGCTTATTCCGTTCAGATCTTGGATCGACTGAAAGAAAGTAAGGCGGTCTTGGACGTGGATACGGATTACGTCGCCGGTCAGAAAGAACTTAGACTCGTTACCAATCGAGAAGCCGCCGCTCTCCGCGGAGTCAGTATGGCGAACGTAGGAAACACCGTAGGAACTTTGATGGGTGGAAAGAACGTGAGTCGTTTTACTGAAAACGGAAGAAGCTACGACGTAAGAGTAAAAATTCAAAAAGACAAAGGTGAAACCGCTTCGGTCATTTCCGAAATCGGAGTTCGAAACACGTTCGGAGAATTTGTAAAACTAAAAGAAATTTTGAGCATTCAGGAAAAGGAAGCCTTGAAGACGATTACCCGCATCAACCGAGAAAGGGCAATTCGTGTTTTTGGAAATCCGGCCCCGGCGCTCGGACAAAACGCTTCGACCGAAAAAGCCCTCGAGATCGCAAAGGAAATTCTTCCGGACGGATATTCCGTTTCCGTAACTGGTTCCGCAAAAACGGCCAAGGAGTCTGGAAACAGCCTTACGCTTGCGTTGTTATTCGGAATTCTCCTTTCTTACATGATCCTCGCGAGTCAGTTTAATAGTTTGAAACAACCCCTCTATATTCTTCTCGCGATGCCTTTTAGTTTTACTGGTGCGTTAGTCGCTCTTTATGTCTTCGGTCAGTCGTTTAATATGTACAGTTTTATCGGGCTCATTCTTCTTTTGGGTTTGGTAAAGAAAAATTCGATTCTTCTTGTCGAGTTTGTAAATCACGTTCGTTCGGAAGGAAAGAGTATCAAAGAGGCGATCAAAGAAGGTTGTCCGATTCGTCTACGACCGGTGCTCATGACTTCCTTTAGTTCGATCGCCGCCGCGATTCCTCCGGCTCTGGCGCTCGGACCCGGCGCCGAAACTCGTATTCCGATGGCAGTCACAATTTTGGGTGGGATGACTCTTTCGACTCTGATCACGCTTTTGGTAGTTCCCGCGGCGTATTATCTGGGTGAAAAAGAAAAGGAAGAAATGGCCGAGGAAAAATTGATTCTTTTTCCAGAACCGATCGCAAAAAATAAAAAAACAAAAAAATGA
- a CDS encoding ATP-binding protein, with protein MKKNDILFNDPFENARGGEPSSGFFKRSLIDKKQKLSIRTRISIILSVLLFIGALLVTTINSIVAYQRLKQEAEAGARLASEKYTREISQFLNVGLGAVRSFKAVLEETRPGRSMFVSALARFLHIQPDYFGVWAVFEPQAFDGLDSQYKYTKGHDASGRFVPYINRALDEEKLVYENCVNYEDVGPKGFYYSVPRQTRKEFLTEPTSYIVSGKPTLMVSIVAPVFRNSNFAGVVGVDVTIERMQTKIGSIRPFRNQGYLAFLSPEGSYAANGKNPETVGMLISEDIERKRITDEIASGKPFMEEKEGYTHYYYPVLLGDSPKPWAVRVSIPNSLYYGDLIYIWIISLVSTFAILSLILITLRFSFDRYVLRGLSKAIAYSEEIAKGNLSARAYYPREDEIGALLTAMDKMREDLSMYLEERIVTQAALRESDEIRKRNELIEVQKAHLEDALENLRKAQNQLLHSVRMATLGQLSAGISHELNNPLGAIKASNQTLLASVPKMRSMLPMVHSILSSATPEERMLYIQFIDTCRNGDTGIAGLEIRRRRKTISKTLHEWGIPKPDALADTIADMGIENVNEAFRPLFQMTDRETLLEYIYLEEIYFRNSDTIQVSVDRASKILFELRNYSEAGVETSSKKVHIKETLDTVFTVYQHYIRRGVDLVFDIEEVPPVLCVREEIVQIWTHLIYNALQAMQFKGKLTVRLFQNDREVVVEIEDDGPGIPEEIGEKIFEPFFTTKGAGEGSGLGLDLVRKLLLKNKGRMEWSSVPGKTIFRVFLELD; from the coding sequence ATGAAAAAGAACGATATTCTTTTCAATGATCCATTTGAAAACGCAAGAGGCGGAGAACCATCCTCCGGCTTTTTTAAAAGAAGCCTGATCGATAAAAAACAAAAGTTGAGTATACGAACTCGTATTTCGATCATCCTTTCGGTTCTTCTTTTTATCGGAGCTCTTCTCGTAACGACGATCAATTCGATTGTCGCTTATCAAAGATTAAAACAAGAAGCCGAAGCCGGAGCCCGTCTCGCCTCCGAAAAATATACGAGAGAAATATCACAGTTTCTGAATGTAGGATTAGGGGCCGTCCGAAGTTTCAAGGCCGTTTTGGAAGAAACCAGACCCGGCCGTTCCATGTTCGTGTCCGCGCTCGCAAGGTTTTTGCATATACAACCCGACTACTTCGGGGTCTGGGCGGTATTCGAACCTCAGGCATTCGACGGTCTTGATTCTCAATATAAATATACAAAAGGACACGACGCTTCCGGAAGATTCGTTCCTTACATAAACCGCGCCCTCGACGAAGAAAAATTAGTATATGAGAATTGTGTAAACTACGAGGACGTCGGACCAAAAGGATTCTATTATTCAGTTCCAAGACAAACTCGAAAAGAATTTCTGACCGAACCTACGAGTTATATCGTATCCGGAAAACCGACTCTTATGGTATCCATAGTCGCACCCGTATTTAGAAATTCTAATTTTGCGGGAGTGGTAGGAGTGGATGTAACGATCGAAAGAATGCAGACGAAGATCGGCTCCATTCGACCGTTTAGAAATCAAGGTTATCTCGCCTTTCTCTCTCCCGAGGGTTCATACGCCGCAAACGGAAAAAATCCGGAAACCGTAGGAATGTTGATTTCGGAAGATATCGAACGAAAAAGAATAACCGATGAAATCGCCTCCGGAAAACCCTTCATGGAAGAAAAAGAAGGATATACACACTACTATTATCCGGTGTTATTAGGAGATTCTCCAAAACCATGGGCCGTTCGAGTATCTATTCCTAATTCATTATATTATGGAGATCTAATTTATATCTGGATCATTTCTCTCGTTTCCACGTTTGCCATTCTTAGTTTAATCCTAATCACTCTTCGTTTTTCTTTTGATCGATACGTATTAAGAGGACTTTCCAAAGCGATCGCGTATTCGGAAGAAATCGCAAAAGGGAATCTTTCCGCGAGGGCCTATTACCCTAGAGAAGACGAGATCGGAGCGCTTTTAACCGCGATGGACAAAATGCGCGAAGACCTTTCCATGTATCTCGAAGAAAGAATCGTAACCCAAGCGGCTCTGCGAGAAAGCGATGAAATTCGAAAAAGAAACGAACTCATTGAAGTTCAAAAAGCGCATCTGGAAGACGCACTCGAGAATCTAAGAAAAGCACAAAATCAACTTTTACATTCCGTCAGGATGGCGACACTTGGACAACTCTCCGCGGGAATTAGTCACGAACTCAACAATCCTTTAGGCGCCATCAAAGCTTCCAATCAAACCCTTCTCGCTTCCGTACCTAAAATGAGATCCATGCTACCGATGGTACATTCCATTCTTTCTTCGGCCACACCGGAAGAAAGAATGTTGTATATTCAATTTATTGATACTTGTAGAAATGGTGACACAGGAATTGCAGGTTTAGAAATCAGAAGAAGAAGAAAGACAATCAGCAAAACATTGCACGAATGGGGAATTCCAAAACCGGATGCCCTCGCAGATACGATCGCCGATATGGGAATCGAAAACGTAAACGAAGCTTTCAGACCGCTCTTCCAGATGACGGATCGAGAAACTCTTTTAGAATATATCTACTTGGAAGAAATTTATTTCCGAAACTCGGACACGATTCAAGTTTCGGTCGATAGAGCCTCCAAGATTCTTTTCGAACTTAGAAATTATTCGGAGGCGGGAGTTGAAACTTCTTCCAAGAAGGTTCATATAAAGGAAACACTCGATACTGTGTTTACGGTATATCAACACTACATCCGAAGAGGTGTGGATCTTGTCTTCGATATCGAAGAAGTTCCCCCCGTGCTTTGTGTAAGGGAGGAAATCGTACAGATCTGGACCCATCTAATCTACAACGCGCTCCAGGCGATGCAGTTCAAAGGAAAACTTACGGTAAGACTTTTTCAAAACGATCGGGAAGTTGTGGTGGAAATCGAAGACGATGGACCGGGAATTCCGGAAGAGATCGGAGAGAAAATTTTCGAGCCTTTCTTCACGACCAAAGGAGCCGGAGAAGGAAGTGGACTCGGGCTCGATCTGGTGCGGAAACTTCTTCTCAAAAATAAAGGAAGAATGGAGTGGTCGAGCGTTCCGGGAAAAACGATCTTTCGAGTATTTTTAGAATTAGATTAG
- a CDS encoding cysteine-rich CWC family protein, whose protein sequence is MDSIKSEVVHKPCPRCGSRFECGAAIDSCACFSVNLSPEAKKIIQENYVDCLCVPCLQELNSSNSK, encoded by the coding sequence ATGGATTCTATAAAATCGGAAGTTGTGCACAAGCCTTGTCCTCGATGCGGAAGTCGATTCGAGTGCGGCGCGGCGATTGATTCCTGTGCTTGTTTTTCCGTGAATCTTTCTCCCGAAGCCAAAAAGATCATTCAGGAAAATTACGTGGACTGTCTCTGCGTCCCCTGTCTGCAAGAATTGAATTCTTCGAATTCAAAATAA
- a CDS encoding GNAT family N-acetyltransferase yields the protein MEIQMWNIREVAITDLNPVSRLFDEYRQFYEKESDLSGASKFLEERILKGESKIYVAVDDDEKNYCGFTQLYPSFTSLSMKRTWILNDLFVRPEYRKQGVAKALIERAVSLARSMDAKYVSLSTAHNNKNAQKLYESLGFIKDEEFFYYSLIV from the coding sequence ATGGAAATACAAATGTGGAATATTAGAGAAGTTGCAATCACTGATCTGAATCCGGTCTCTCGGCTTTTTGACGAATATCGGCAATTTTATGAGAAAGAATCGGATCTTTCCGGGGCTTCTAAATTCTTAGAAGAAAGAATTTTAAAAGGAGAATCCAAGATCTATGTCGCGGTGGACGACGATGAAAAAAACTACTGCGGGTTTACTCAGTTGTATCCTTCTTTTACTTCTCTTTCTATGAAACGAACTTGGATTTTGAACGATCTTTTTGTTCGACCCGAATACAGAAAACAAGGCGTTGCAAAAGCTCTGATCGAAAGAGCCGTCTCACTCGCGAGAAGTATGGACGCAAAGTATGTTTCTCTTTCCACCGCTCACAATAATAAGAACGCCCAGAAGCTCTACGAATCTCTTGGTTTTATTAAGGATGAAGAATTCTTTTATTATTCCCTGATTGTTTGA
- a CDS encoding alanine racemase → MKFTKTKLILLWSAFLLLLFIFFIKPKDLGKPFNPYFQILNEELKNNGPGKPVVLLDLDRLDENLRILKQNLTPPLHYRIVVKSLPSLDLLRYIVSSTGSDRLMVFHSGDLVMLLGDSEFKNFDILLGKPMPINALKDIRSKTNVSDFQKIHWLVDTPERLNEYLQFSKMENLKLSINLEIDIGLHRGGFPEPSALLSSLELIKTNPKHIEFSGFMGYEPHVASVPVIFGDKTEAIQESLKDSLKVYSTFIKFSKEKYPEFFQKEIIQNGGGSKTYRFYQKFGNGIVNDVSVGSALVKPTDFDVVSLDEHSPAVFIAAPILKRLEGTKIPFLESLSFLFPFWDPNQELTYFTYGGAFSAKKESPSGLQDNSLFGTSTNQGILNGSFQTGLFPNDFVFFRPTQSEKVMSELGEIHLIRKGKLSGKWKTFVN, encoded by the coding sequence ATGAAATTTACAAAAACCAAGTTGATCCTTCTTTGGAGCGCGTTTCTCCTTTTACTCTTTATCTTTTTTATCAAACCCAAGGATTTGGGAAAGCCGTTCAATCCTTACTTTCAAATTCTCAATGAAGAATTGAAAAATAACGGTCCCGGTAAACCGGTGGTCTTGCTCGATCTCGATCGTTTGGATGAGAATCTAAGAATTCTCAAACAAAATCTGACACCTCCTTTGCACTATCGAATCGTCGTGAAGTCTCTTCCGTCTTTGGATTTGCTTCGTTACATTGTTAGTTCTACGGGAAGTGATCGACTGATGGTCTTTCATTCCGGAGATCTTGTTATGCTGCTGGGAGATTCGGAGTTTAAGAATTTTGATATTCTTCTAGGGAAGCCGATGCCAATCAACGCTCTCAAAGATATTAGATCTAAAACAAACGTTTCCGATTTTCAAAAGATTCACTGGCTCGTGGATACTCCGGAAAGATTAAACGAATACCTTCAGTTTTCAAAAATGGAGAATCTAAAACTCTCTATCAATTTAGAAATTGATATCGGTCTTCATAGGGGAGGTTTTCCGGAACCGTCGGCGCTTCTTTCTTCTTTGGAATTGATAAAAACCAATCCTAAACATATCGAGTTTTCCGGTTTTATGGGATACGAACCGCACGTAGCCTCGGTTCCCGTGATCTTCGGCGACAAGACGGAAGCGATTCAAGAATCGTTAAAAGATTCTTTGAAAGTATATTCCACTTTTATTAAGTTTTCGAAAGAGAAATATCCGGAATTCTTTCAAAAAGAAATCATTCAGAACGGCGGCGGAAGTAAAACCTATCGGTTTTATCAGAAATTTGGAAACGGTATCGTGAACGACGTTTCCGTCGGATCCGCGCTCGTAAAGCCGACAGACTTTGACGTAGTAAGTTTGGATGAACATTCGCCGGCGGTATTTATCGCGGCTCCGATTTTGAAAAGACTCGAAGGTACAAAGATCCCTTTTTTGGAATCGCTTTCGTTCCTATTTCCTTTCTGGGATCCCAATCAAGAACTCACTTACTTTACTTATGGCGGAGCATTTTCGGCTAAGAAAGAATCTCCTTCCGGACTTCAGGACAATTCTCTTTTTGGAACGAGCACAAATCAGGGAATTTTGAACGGCTCCTTTCAAACGGGGCTTTTTCCAAACGATTTCGTATTTTTCAGACCTACGCAGAGCGAAAAGGTCATGTCCGAATTGGGAGAAATTCATCTCATCAGAAAGGGAAAACTTTCAGGAAAATGGAAAACGTTTGTGAATTGA
- a CDS encoding TetR/AcrR family transcriptional regulator has translation MKKKIPSKKKVLEKQTPESYHHGDLKKAIILKSEEILEKKGIEGLSLRDIAADLGVSHAAPYRHFPRKIDLLFILAIRGFSDLAEEMRLAWESSDEPIERLRSSGSRYVKLALKHPRRTELMFGGTLACESEVPEELQTISKESFMGLYKIIEDGQNRGVFKSGDTLGFSFTLWSLVHGFAVLTNGKQIPPQVFQERSLDTILESSLSSILDGVVL, from the coding sequence ATGAAAAAAAAGATACCCTCTAAAAAGAAAGTTTTGGAAAAACAAACTCCCGAGTCTTACCACCACGGAGACCTCAAAAAAGCGATTATCCTCAAATCCGAGGAAATTCTGGAAAAAAAGGGAATCGAGGGTTTGAGTCTTCGCGATATCGCCGCCGACCTCGGCGTCAGCCACGCGGCGCCTTACAGACATTTTCCGAGAAAGATCGATCTTCTTTTTATTCTTGCGATTCGCGGTTTTAGCGATTTGGCGGAGGAGATGCGTCTTGCTTGGGAAAGTAGCGACGAGCCGATCGAAAGACTACGTTCTTCAGGATCACGTTATGTGAAACTGGCTCTAAAACATCCTCGGAGAACCGAACTCATGTTTGGCGGAACTCTCGCTTGCGAGTCTGAAGTTCCGGAAGAACTTCAGACGATCAGTAAGGAATCCTTTATGGGACTTTATAAAATCATTGAAGACGGACAAAACAGAGGGGTTTTTAAAAGTGGAGACACTCTTGGTTTTTCTTTTACTCTTTGGAGTCTCGTACACGGGTTTGCGGTTTTGACAAACGGGAAACAGATTCCTCCGCAAGTTTTCCAGGAACGTTCTCTCGACACGATCTTGGAATCTTCTCTTTCTTCGATTCTCGACGGAGTGGTTCTTTGA
- a CDS encoding ABA4-like family protein: MELSLLFQIVNNTALAGWILLIVLPNWRYTRLITTGILGTLLFGGIYSVLIISGFGKTQGNFRSLEGVTLLFQNPTVLVAGWIHYLAFDLFIGTWESANSQKLGISRWLVIPCQIATLMFGPFGLLSYLLLRAILRKPILLEQPFD, encoded by the coding sequence GTGGAACTATCGTTACTATTTCAAATCGTAAACAACACAGCACTCGCAGGATGGATTCTATTGATCGTTCTTCCAAACTGGAGATACACAAGATTGATTACAACTGGAATACTCGGGACCCTTTTATTCGGGGGAATATATTCCGTTTTAATAATATCCGGTTTCGGAAAAACACAAGGAAACTTCCGATCCTTGGAAGGAGTAACTCTCCTTTTTCAAAATCCTACCGTATTGGTAGCGGGTTGGATCCACTATCTTGCCTTTGATCTTTTTATAGGAACCTGGGAGAGCGCCAACTCTCAAAAATTAGGAATCTCACGTTGGCTCGTAATTCCCTGCCAGATAGCTACGCTTATGTTCGGACCTTTTGGACTTCTCAGTTATCTGTTATTAAGAGCGATTCTTAGAAAACCGATTCTATTGGAACAACCATTCGACTAA
- a CDS encoding GyrI-like domain-containing protein has protein sequence MSLDIVSKNEIQIVGISEVTKNQDEMSGNGKIPGLWNRFFAEGILEKIPNKKEPANILAVYTDYESDETGKYRILIGVEVTDISSIPAGMDLRKIPKGSYSKFTSETGPLVAVAVAVWQKIWSSPDLKSKRAFQSDFEVYDQRASNPESSQIDVFIGLK, from the coding sequence ATGAGTTTAGACATCGTTTCGAAAAATGAAATACAAATCGTCGGAATTTCGGAAGTAACCAAAAACCAGGATGAAATGTCCGGCAACGGAAAAATTCCCGGGCTCTGGAATCGATTTTTTGCGGAAGGGATCTTGGAAAAGATTCCGAATAAAAAAGAACCCGCAAACATCCTTGCGGTTTATACGGATTACGAATCGGATGAAACGGGAAAATACCGGATTCTGATCGGAGTCGAGGTTACGGATATAAGTTCGATTCCGGCTGGAATGGACTTACGGAAAATTCCAAAAGGAAGTTATTCTAAGTTTACGAGCGAAACCGGTCCTCTTGTTGCAGTAGCGGTCGCGGTTTGGCAAAAAATTTGGTCCAGCCCCGATCTGAAATCAAAAAGGGCCTTTCAATCCGATTTTGAAGTTTATGATCAAAGGGCTTCCAATCCTGAATCCTCTCAAATCGACGTTTTTATCGGGTTAAAATAG
- a CDS encoding esterase/lipase family protein produces the protein MTYKPTKPAMDLSKLLVKLAKDTSVGTLEGVRSILTESFDWSSKQLSQLSDIPLIQDTSFAEFLSKSGESLKNAGEKTEQGLSQALTSTAKAMHQALDALEMADVVVKRTLFENIPVSSIVGESFAGMVTTSHIKASFRIDGADVGYQEVVEGWKKSELPHLILCIPGLFCDEGLWNAKGEVPISETMKESGYYPIYLRFNPGIHLSTNAKAMLELMEQLLSSSELKDKTLDVIAYSQGGLIFRSALYQAKQKNGDFGKKIRHALVINSPDGGSYIEKIGFWLGLGAESLPILPVSIIGFIGNQRSDAIKDLSHGIIRDEDWVQNKQIQRYVNDSYFGELDEIDATQIYSLVTEEESKWSSWIGDGIVEKPSLTLLSDKVYRKKPNPEARVFCLLETSHYQVITHPQTKEILKNVLKKR, from the coding sequence ATGACTTATAAACCTACGAAGCCAGCTATGGATCTGAGTAAACTATTGGTGAAACTTGCGAAAGATACTTCTGTAGGAACTTTGGAAGGAGTTCGTTCCATCTTGACTGAATCCTTCGATTGGTCTTCGAAACAACTTTCCCAACTCTCAGACATTCCTTTGATACAGGATACGAGCTTCGCGGAATTTCTTTCCAAGTCGGGAGAGTCTCTTAAAAACGCCGGTGAAAAAACGGAACAGGGACTTTCGCAGGCGCTTACTTCCACTGCAAAGGCGATGCACCAAGCGTTAGACGCGCTTGAGATGGCGGACGTAGTTGTAAAACGTACTCTTTTTGAAAATATTCCAGTTTCCAGTATCGTTGGAGAATCCTTCGCAGGGATGGTCACCACTTCGCATATCAAAGCCTCGTTTCGTATCGACGGAGCGGATGTCGGTTATCAAGAAGTCGTCGAGGGCTGGAAAAAATCCGAACTTCCTCATCTGATCCTTTGTATTCCGGGATTGTTTTGCGACGAAGGACTTTGGAACGCAAAGGGTGAGGTTCCGATTTCCGAAACGATGAAAGAATCCGGATACTATCCGATCTATCTTCGATTTAATCCGGGGATTCATCTTTCCACAAACGCAAAAGCGATGTTGGAGCTTATGGAACAATTATTGAGCTCTTCGGAACTTAAAGATAAAACGTTAGACGTCATTGCTTACAGCCAAGGCGGGTTGATTTTTAGAAGCGCTCTCTATCAGGCTAAGCAGAAGAATGGCGACTTCGGAAAAAAAATAAGACACGCTCTTGTAATCAATTCTCCGGATGGAGGATCTTATATCGAAAAGATCGGTTTTTGGCTCGGGTTGGGAGCTGAATCTCTTCCGATTCTTCCCGTGAGCATCATCGGTTTTATTGGAAATCAAAGAAGCGACGCGATCAAGGATCTTTCTCACGGAATCATTCGAGACGAGGACTGGGTTCAAAACAAGCAGATTCAGAGATATGTAAATGATTCCTATTTCGGAGAATTGGATGAGATCGACGCGACTCAGATCTATAGTCTTGTTACGGAAGAAGAATCCAAATGGTCCTCTTGGATCGGAGACGGGATCGTTGAAAAGCCGAGCCTTACTTTGTTAAGCGACAAGGTGTATCGTAAAAAACCAAATCCGGAAGCGAGAGTTTTTTGTCTTTTGGAAACCTCTCACTATCAAGTGATTACACATCCTCAAACAAAAGAAATCTTAAAGAACGTTTTGAAAAAACGCTGA